The Altererythrobacter sp. Root672 genome includes a window with the following:
- a CDS encoding pyrroloquinoline quinone-dependent dehydrogenase, whose protein sequence is MRNSSRAVSYRRKVLGGVARSLVLISALPLAATAVSAQAQSQTALPKGNFDYAGWDAYLGGSDSSQYSSLTQINKDNVNQLQVAWTYEAGDGQPPQFNPIVANGMMYVLAADGKIAALDPTSGKEIWKSETTGRFSARGINYWQSKDGSERRLIALNDGLLRAIDARTGKYVPNFSVDLRQALPEGSVVPGRPLMTNNPGRIFEDTIIISLPAGAYDYASSPADIQAYDVRTGALKWKFNVVPRVGEFGSDTWPEKDREKFGGVHNWSESTLDPELGIIYIPTGTARYDFYGGNRPGDNLFGNSVLALDARTGKRVWHYQTVHHDLWDFDLPNAPKLMTITKDGKKIPVVVVASKHGFIFVFDRRTGEPVWPIEERPVPASDVPGEHASPTQPFPTWPQPFARQSFTEADINPLLPEADQANLRKLLSESRNEGLFTPPSTRGTVSMPGHNGGTNWGNTAGDPVNQRFFVVSREIPVLIKLNDLPNAEAVARAKEKMPNGGPDNYPYTSPVNFLLQSNGMVAIKPPFSFLTAYDMNTGNIMWRVPNGEVTPLEEKGVEGVGAQAPRGGPVATASGLLFVGTATDRTFRARDAATGNILWEYKLDAATEGVPAVYEVGGRQYVTIPVGGVGHFANGLGLSEPGSNKYVTFALPAGQR, encoded by the coding sequence GTGAGAAATTCTTCGCGCGCGGTGTCGTATCGCCGCAAGGTCCTTGGTGGCGTTGCGCGCTCCTTGGTGCTGATTTCGGCGCTGCCGCTGGCAGCTACGGCCGTCTCGGCCCAGGCCCAATCGCAGACCGCGCTGCCGAAAGGCAACTTCGACTACGCGGGATGGGACGCTTATCTCGGCGGTTCGGACTCCTCGCAGTATTCGTCGCTGACTCAGATCAACAAGGACAACGTCAACCAGCTGCAGGTCGCCTGGACCTACGAAGCCGGTGATGGCCAGCCCCCGCAGTTCAATCCAATCGTCGCCAACGGGATGATGTACGTCCTGGCCGCCGACGGGAAGATCGCCGCGCTCGATCCGACGAGCGGCAAAGAGATCTGGAAGAGCGAGACCACCGGCCGCTTCAGCGCGCGCGGCATCAACTACTGGCAGAGCAAGGACGGTTCCGAGCGTCGCCTGATCGCCCTCAACGACGGCCTGCTGCGCGCGATCGACGCCCGCACCGGCAAGTACGTTCCGAACTTCAGCGTCGACTTGCGCCAGGCCCTGCCCGAAGGGTCAGTCGTCCCTGGCCGTCCGCTGATGACCAACAATCCGGGCCGCATCTTCGAAGACACGATCATCATCTCGCTGCCCGCAGGCGCTTACGACTACGCCTCGTCGCCGGCCGACATCCAGGCCTATGACGTGCGCACCGGCGCGCTGAAGTGGAAGTTCAACGTCGTCCCGCGGGTCGGCGAATTCGGCTCGGACACCTGGCCGGAGAAGGACCGCGAGAAGTTCGGCGGCGTCCACAACTGGTCGGAGAGCACGCTCGATCCGGAACTGGGCATTATCTACATCCCGACCGGTACCGCCCGTTACGATTTTTACGGCGGCAACCGTCCGGGCGACAACCTGTTCGGCAACTCGGTCCTCGCGCTCGACGCGCGCACCGGCAAGCGCGTGTGGCACTACCAGACGGTCCACCACGACTTGTGGGACTTCGACCTGCCGAACGCGCCCAAGCTGATGACCATCACCAAGGACGGGAAGAAGATCCCGGTCGTGGTCGTCGCTTCAAAGCATGGTTTCATCTTCGTGTTCGACCGCCGCACGGGCGAGCCGGTGTGGCCGATCGAAGAGCGTCCGGTCCCCGCGTCCGACGTGCCGGGCGAACACGCCTCACCGACGCAGCCGTTCCCGACTTGGCCGCAGCCCTTTGCTCGCCAGTCCTTCACCGAAGCGGACATCAACCCGCTCTTGCCGGAAGCGGACCAGGCGAACCTGCGCAAGCTGCTGAGCGAGAGCCGCAACGAAGGCCTGTTCACACCGCCGAGCACTCGGGGCACGGTCTCCATGCCTGGCCACAACGGCGGCACCAACTGGGGCAACACTGCGGGCGATCCGGTCAACCAGCGGTTCTTCGTGGTCAGCCGCGAGATCCCGGTGCTGATCAAGCTCAACGATCTGCCCAACGCCGAAGCCGTGGCCCGCGCCAAGGAGAAGATGCCCAACGGTGGCCCGGATAACTATCCGTACACCTCGCCGGTCAACTTCCTGCTGCAGAGCAACGGAATGGTCGCGATCAAGCCGCCGTTCTCGTTCCTGACCGCCTACGACATGAACACCGGCAACATCATGTGGCGCGTGCCCAACGGCGAAGTCACTCCGCTCGAGGAAAAGGGTGTCGAAGGCGTTGGCGCCCAGGCTCCGCGCGGCGGACCGGTGGCGACGGCGAGCGGCCTGCTGTTCGTCGGCACCGCGACCGACCGCACGTTCCGGGCCCGCGACGCGGCGACCGGCAACATCCTGTGGGAGTACAAGCTCGACGCCGCGACCGAGGGCGTGCCCGCGGTCTACGAAGTGGGTGGCCGCCAGTACGTCACTATTCCGGTGGGCGGCGTCGGTCACTTCGCGAACGGCCTCGGCCTGTCGGAGCCCGGCTCCAACAAGTACGTGACCTTCGCCCTTCCGGCGGGACAGCGCTGA
- a CDS encoding PQQ-binding-like beta-propeller repeat protein: MRGRIGSYRSILLRAGAVAGLLGGATIAVAQSSAPGVAEQVAFGRAAYAEHCSVCHGEALAGGQFAPGLKGPAFLPKWGNAPLSDLFDYIHRSMPPANAGGLPDDTYAAIAALILSENGAEPGRVIKAGEMSGLTLPPMPRAAENANAGVGGLSKRYPLPPGPQVPDRFANYTPVTEAMLSNPAPENWLTWRRGHNGQGYSPLNQIDTGNVSNLHVAWAQALPPGANMNEPLVRDGVLYVFGYGDSVLAFDAVSGRSLWTYQRRVPQGTPLSSKKTLALYGDKVFTATSDNHMVALDARTGRPVWDVKLTEKPGMRIPGGPLAADGVIMQGLATQAAGGGLIVAVDAETGEHLWTFETVAKPGQLGGDTWNGLAGDQRKGGSVWTSGTYDAASGLALWGVAQTYDTGPLRDLKPGENNDALFTNATLAFEPRSGKLRWYFQHMKNDQYDLDWVFDRVVGTINVDGRPRRVVITGGKEGLFDAVDAETGKYIKTVDMGIQDFIIAIDSVTGDKTPDPAKVPGRDKGTVFVCPHGGGGRNWTPTSFNPNSHHLFVNARDVCMDMVAAQGPGFLTTGVNIQYAPPPNGDGNYGVLQAIDMESGKVLWETRRRQTFDMGILTTAGGVLFTGGMDRQFLAYDQATGKELWRTGVSGVPNASPITYSVDGKQYVAMVTGHGNPLAFGIPDVIPETQLPPVNSSTLYVFALPD, from the coding sequence ATGAGGGGAAGAATCGGGAGCTATCGCTCCATCTTGCTGCGGGCCGGCGCGGTCGCCGGCCTGCTGGGTGGGGCCACGATCGCCGTGGCCCAGTCAAGCGCGCCAGGCGTGGCGGAGCAGGTCGCTTTCGGCCGCGCCGCCTACGCCGAGCATTGCTCCGTCTGCCACGGCGAGGCGCTGGCTGGCGGCCAGTTCGCCCCGGGGCTGAAAGGCCCGGCGTTCCTGCCCAAGTGGGGGAATGCCCCCCTTTCCGACTTGTTCGACTACATCCATCGCTCGATGCCTCCTGCCAATGCAGGCGGGCTTCCCGATGACACTTACGCCGCAATCGCCGCGCTGATCCTGAGCGAAAACGGCGCCGAGCCGGGACGCGTGATCAAGGCCGGCGAAATGAGCGGCCTCACCCTCCCCCCCATGCCGCGCGCGGCCGAGAACGCTAACGCGGGCGTCGGTGGCCTCTCGAAGCGCTATCCGCTTCCGCCGGGCCCGCAAGTGCCCGATCGCTTCGCCAACTATACGCCCGTGACCGAGGCGATGCTTTCGAACCCGGCGCCGGAGAACTGGCTGACCTGGCGGCGCGGCCACAACGGCCAAGGCTATTCGCCGCTCAACCAGATCGACACTGGCAACGTCAGTAACCTGCACGTGGCTTGGGCCCAGGCGCTGCCGCCAGGCGCCAACATGAACGAGCCGCTCGTCCGTGACGGCGTGCTCTACGTGTTCGGGTACGGCGACAGCGTGCTGGCCTTCGATGCCGTCAGCGGGCGCTCGCTGTGGACTTACCAGCGGCGGGTTCCGCAAGGGACGCCGCTTTCGTCCAAGAAGACCCTGGCGCTCTACGGTGACAAGGTCTTCACAGCCACTTCCGACAACCACATGGTTGCGCTCGATGCGCGCACCGGGCGCCCGGTGTGGGATGTGAAGCTCACCGAGAAGCCCGGCATGCGTATCCCCGGCGGCCCACTCGCCGCCGATGGCGTGATCATGCAAGGCCTCGCCACGCAAGCCGCGGGCGGCGGGCTGATCGTCGCGGTCGATGCCGAGACCGGCGAGCACCTGTGGACCTTCGAAACCGTCGCCAAGCCCGGGCAGCTGGGTGGCGACACCTGGAATGGCCTCGCCGGCGATCAGCGCAAGGGCGGCTCGGTCTGGACCTCGGGCACTTACGACGCCGCGAGCGGTCTTGCCTTGTGGGGCGTGGCACAGACTTACGACACCGGCCCCTTGCGCGACCTCAAACCCGGCGAGAACAACGACGCGCTGTTCACCAACGCCACCCTCGCCTTCGAGCCGCGGTCGGGCAAACTGCGCTGGTACTTCCAGCACATGAAGAACGACCAGTACGACCTCGACTGGGTGTTCGACCGGGTAGTCGGCACGATCAATGTCGATGGGAGGCCGCGCCGTGTCGTCATCACCGGCGGCAAGGAAGGGCTGTTCGACGCGGTCGATGCCGAGACGGGCAAGTACATCAAGACCGTCGACATGGGCATCCAGGACTTCATCATCGCCATCGACTCGGTGACCGGTGACAAGACGCCCGATCCGGCGAAGGTGCCCGGCCGCGACAAGGGCACGGTGTTCGTTTGCCCCCACGGCGGCGGTGGGCGCAATTGGACGCCGACCTCGTTCAACCCGAACTCGCACCACCTGTTCGTCAATGCCCGCGACGTGTGCATGGACATGGTCGCCGCCCAGGGCCCCGGCTTCCTCACCACGGGCGTCAATATCCAGTACGCACCGCCGCCCAATGGCGATGGCAACTACGGCGTGCTGCAGGCGATCGACATGGAGAGCGGCAAGGTGCTGTGGGAAACCCGGCGTCGGCAGACCTTCGACATGGGCATCCTGACCACCGCCGGCGGTGTGCTGTTCACCGGCGGAATGGACCGCCAGTTCCTCGCTTACGACCAGGCCACCGGCAAGGAGCTGTGGCGCACCGGGGTGAGCGGCGTGCCGAATGCCTCTCCGATCACTTACTCGGTCGATGGGAAGCAGTACGTCGCGATGGTGACGGGTCATGGGAATCCGCTGGCGTTCGGGATTCCCGACGTCATTCCCGAGACGCAATTGCCGCCGGTCAATAGCTCGACATTATACGTGTTCGCGCTGCCGGATTAG
- a CDS encoding carboxylesterase/lipase family protein — protein MNRVKSFRAALACAVLAMPAIAGAQSLSGPVQTQQGKVQGAPGKVEGVTVFKGIPFAAPPVGDLRWAQPQQPVKWNGVRDATKFGDVCVQPPAPQRFPPNGATDSPNFTGMSEDCLTLNIWTPAKKAGEKLPVMVWLYGGAYNEGGGNAPFSEGDNLAAKGVVMVTFNYRVGPFGFFSHPELTAAGGGASGNQALGDSIAVFKWLKENVAQFGGDPNNITLFGESAGAAMNGGLVGAAGAKGTFERAIAQSGAWMGLGIGQMPKREDMEKRTLEAATKINATSLAALRALPAEDIAKNFRGQGMIVDGKIITEDLSITFANGRQNKVDVISGSNANEGSFTSSFGPPTTLATWTQGEGMRWGSHVDLGRAAYPATTDAEAAAQAPMPFSDTLAWHMRLFADSQAKTGNKTWTYWFTHEPPYDEGRPNLGAGHTAEIPYAFDNLAAPRTYPAGSSVTQMAGNAREEAFADQVSQYWVNFARTGNPNGPGLPHWPSMAELGPNETMILDADNKSGKGPWITPAKSDLFQAMYDDRVATPLGIAAGGD, from the coding sequence ATGAACAGAGTGAAATCGTTCCGTGCAGCCCTGGCTTGTGCGGTGCTGGCGATGCCGGCCATCGCTGGTGCGCAGTCGTTGTCCGGTCCCGTGCAGACGCAACAGGGCAAGGTCCAGGGCGCGCCCGGCAAGGTCGAAGGCGTCACCGTCTTCAAGGGCATTCCCTTCGCCGCCCCGCCGGTTGGCGATCTCCGCTGGGCCCAGCCGCAACAGCCGGTCAAGTGGAACGGCGTGCGCGACGCGACCAAGTTCGGCGACGTCTGCGTGCAGCCCCCTGCCCCGCAGCGTTTCCCCCCGAACGGCGCAACCGACAGCCCCAACTTCACCGGAATGAGCGAGGACTGTCTCACGCTCAACATCTGGACCCCCGCCAAGAAGGCCGGCGAAAAGCTGCCCGTGATGGTCTGGCTCTATGGCGGCGCCTATAACGAAGGCGGCGGCAACGCGCCCTTCAGCGAAGGCGACAACCTGGCCGCCAAAGGCGTGGTCATGGTCACCTTCAACTACCGCGTCGGCCCGTTCGGCTTCTTCTCGCACCCTGAGCTGACCGCAGCCGGCGGCGGCGCCTCGGGCAACCAGGCGCTCGGTGACTCGATCGCGGTGTTCAAGTGGCTCAAGGAGAATGTCGCGCAGTTTGGTGGCGACCCCAACAACATCACCCTGTTCGGCGAAAGCGCCGGCGCGGCGATGAACGGTGGCCTGGTCGGCGCAGCTGGCGCCAAGGGCACCTTTGAGCGCGCCATCGCCCAGAGCGGCGCCTGGATGGGCCTCGGCATCGGCCAGATGCCGAAGCGCGAAGACATGGAGAAGCGCACCCTCGAAGCGGCGACCAAGATCAACGCCACCTCGCTCGCCGCACTGCGCGCGCTTCCAGCGGAAGACATTGCCAAGAACTTCCGCGGCCAGGGCATGATCGTCGATGGCAAGATCATCACCGAAGACCTGTCGATCACCTTCGCCAACGGGCGCCAGAACAAGGTCGACGTGATTTCCGGCTCGAACGCCAACGAGGGTTCGTTCACCAGCTCGTTCGGCCCGCCGACCACGCTTGCGACCTGGACCCAGGGCGAAGGCATGCGCTGGGGCTCGCACGTCGACCTCGGCCGCGCCGCCTACCCGGCGACGACCGATGCCGAAGCCGCGGCCCAAGCGCCGATGCCGTTCTCCGACACCCTCGCCTGGCACATGCGTTTGTTCGCTGACAGCCAAGCCAAGACCGGCAACAAGACCTGGACCTATTGGTTCACGCACGAGCCGCCGTACGACGAAGGCCGTCCGAACCTGGGTGCCGGCCACACCGCCGAGATCCCCTACGCGTTCGACAATCTCGCGGCACCGCGGACTTACCCGGCAGGCAGCTCGGTCACGCAGATGGCCGGCAACGCCCGCGAGGAAGCCTTCGCCGACCAGGTTTCGCAGTACTGGGTGAACTTCGCCCGCACCGGCAATCCGAACGGCCCGGGCCTGCCGCACTGGCCCTCGATGGCCGAGCTCGGCCCGAACGAAACCATGATCCTCGACGCCGACAACAAGTCGGGCAAGGGTCCGTGGATCACGCCGGCCAAGTCGGACCTGTTCCAGGCGATGTACGACGATCGCGTTGCCACACCGCTGGGGATTGCCGCCGGCGGAGACTAA
- a CDS encoding DUF6644 family protein: MGDLLYNFTQWLYTTPLNQFAQSMSESALSLWIVERFWAIPIMQVTHILGIAFSFAAVLMLNMRVFNLAGHATLAETSARYTKILWWALAVIVLSGGLMLFGDTVRNLLNSIFWIKMVLVVSGVLIAIGFAHRLRRQSAVNDTVSGGTKAIAIFLVVLWCLIMLCGRWIAYAPS, translated from the coding sequence ATGGGCGACTTATTATATAATTTCACGCAGTGGCTCTACACGACGCCACTCAATCAATTCGCGCAGTCGATGTCAGAGTCGGCCCTGTCGCTGTGGATCGTGGAGCGCTTCTGGGCGATCCCGATCATGCAGGTGACTCATATCCTGGGTATCGCCTTCTCATTCGCGGCAGTGCTCATGCTCAACATGCGCGTGTTCAACCTGGCTGGTCATGCCACGCTGGCGGAAACGTCCGCGCGCTACACCAAGATCCTGTGGTGGGCGCTTGCTGTGATCGTCCTTTCGGGCGGCCTCATGCTGTTCGGCGATACGGTACGTAACCTGCTCAACTCGATCTTCTGGATCAAGATGGTGCTGGTCGTATCGGGCGTACTGATTGCGATTGGCTTTGCTCACCGCCTGCGCCGCCAAAGCGCGGTAAACGACACGGTTAGCGGTGGCACCAAGGCCATTGCGATCTTCCTGGTCGTGCTGTGGTGCCTGATCATGCTGTGCGGTCGCTGGATCGCCTACGCGCCGTCCTAA
- a CDS encoding DUF6152 family protein, translated as MQVKKWTAAAVGAVLALSAAGTAVAHHSFATEFDRNKPIRLEGKVVKFEWVNPHSWIHLKTKDGTTWRVEGGAPSALLRRGWNRNSLPAGTDIIVDAFRARDGDTRASAAEIRFPNGRELSLGNPTTEAVAAAAKRGQ; from the coding sequence ATGCAAGTGAAGAAGTGGACTGCTGCCGCGGTTGGCGCAGTGCTCGCTCTGAGCGCTGCCGGCACCGCTGTCGCCCACCATTCCTTCGCCACCGAGTTCGACCGCAACAAGCCGATCCGGCTTGAAGGCAAGGTGGTGAAGTTCGAGTGGGTCAACCCGCACTCGTGGATTCACCTTAAGACCAAGGACGGCACCACCTGGCGCGTCGAAGGCGGTGCGCCCAGCGCCCTGCTGCGTCGTGGCTGGAACAGAAACTCGCTGCCGGCCGGCACCGACATCATCGTCGACGCGTTCCGCGCTCGCGATGGTGACACCCGCGCCAGCGCCGCCGAAATCCGCTTCCCGAACGGTCGCGAGCTCTCGCTCGGCAACCCGACGACCGAAGCGGTTGCTGCTGCCGCCAAGCGCGGCCAGTAA
- a CDS encoding PQQ-binding-like beta-propeller repeat protein translates to MRVAKGLRLATGLLLAASTAAIAQDAIPDGDWQTINRDSAATRYSPLADVNRSNVTNLTQTWEYPLRSFNTAVPVVIDGTMFFPAGNRIVALDADTGQERWVFTIPPAGEQPRNASTRGVGYWPGDGSTPARILVMAGSTMLALDAANGQPSAGFGEGGMIDVGVSFGGSVTIAQDVAIIGAATLENPIGVPGNPRAFDVRTGRKLWEFQTVPQAGEPHNETWGNGWKGRSGTNMWAFTAPVDLERGIVILPIAGPAPNYWGGERPGTNLYGNSLVAVDFKTGQYKWHYQTVHHDIWDTDMPSAGPLINVTINGKSEPVIAHVGKSSLFYVIDRETGVPALPVEERAVPIGDVPGEYYHPTQPIPVNTPPLSRVSLTFDDIVDAEDTTPEHAAACRAMWDKAGGYLNFGLFTPFMYHQAGTPPRSTIQLPGGTGGVNWGGAAADPTTGLVYVNAQDTSLVGWVERKESSESYSFDANDTNQPYDRASVDGKGPFFSFSAPLSGQYDAQGRGVGVSAPCYKPPWGELVAIDANSGAIKWSVPLGVIDELPEGKRLVGNSGSAGPSVTAGGLVFVGATNDRRFRAFDAQTGQQLWEAQLKGNANANPMTYRGRSGRQYIAINAGGTIVSYSLSR, encoded by the coding sequence ATGCGTGTCGCAAAGGGCCTTAGGCTCGCGACAGGCTTGCTGCTTGCAGCCAGCACCGCCGCCATCGCTCAGGACGCGATTCCTGATGGGGATTGGCAGACCATCAACCGCGATTCCGCGGCCACTCGCTATTCCCCTCTGGCGGACGTCAACCGGTCCAACGTCACCAACCTGACGCAGACCTGGGAATATCCGCTGCGCTCGTTCAACACTGCCGTGCCGGTGGTGATCGACGGCACCATGTTCTTTCCCGCGGGCAACCGCATCGTCGCGCTCGACGCTGACACCGGCCAGGAGCGCTGGGTCTTCACGATCCCGCCCGCCGGCGAACAGCCGCGCAATGCCTCGACTCGCGGTGTGGGCTACTGGCCCGGTGACGGATCCACGCCTGCTCGCATTCTGGTCATGGCCGGTTCGACGATGCTCGCGCTCGACGCCGCCAATGGCCAGCCTTCCGCCGGCTTCGGCGAAGGCGGGATGATCGATGTCGGCGTTTCCTTTGGCGGCTCGGTAACGATCGCCCAGGACGTGGCGATCATCGGTGCCGCGACGCTGGAGAATCCGATCGGCGTCCCTGGCAACCCCCGCGCTTTCGATGTCCGTACGGGCCGCAAGCTGTGGGAATTCCAGACGGTCCCGCAGGCCGGCGAACCGCACAACGAGACTTGGGGCAATGGCTGGAAAGGCCGCTCCGGCACCAACATGTGGGCCTTTACTGCCCCGGTGGACCTTGAGCGCGGAATCGTCATCCTGCCGATCGCGGGCCCTGCCCCGAACTACTGGGGCGGCGAGCGCCCGGGCACCAATCTTTACGGCAACTCGCTGGTAGCGGTCGATTTCAAGACCGGCCAGTACAAGTGGCATTACCAGACCGTCCATCACGACATCTGGGACACCGACATGCCGAGCGCCGGCCCGCTGATCAACGTGACGATCAACGGCAAGTCGGAACCGGTCATCGCCCACGTCGGCAAGTCGAGCCTGTTCTACGTGATCGATCGCGAAACCGGCGTGCCGGCCCTCCCGGTCGAAGAGCGTGCGGTCCCGATCGGGGACGTGCCGGGCGAATATTACCACCCGACGCAGCCGATCCCGGTCAACACGCCGCCGCTCAGCCGCGTGTCGCTGACGTTCGACGACATCGTCGATGCTGAAGATACCACCCCGGAACACGCCGCGGCCTGCCGCGCGATGTGGGACAAGGCGGGCGGCTATCTGAACTTCGGCCTGTTCACACCCTTCATGTACCACCAGGCCGGCACCCCGCCGCGTTCGACCATCCAGCTTCCGGGCGGAACGGGCGGCGTGAACTGGGGCGGTGCCGCGGCCGATCCGACGACGGGCCTGGTCTACGTCAACGCGCAAGACACCTCGCTCGTCGGCTGGGTCGAGCGCAAGGAGTCGAGCGAAAGCTACAGCTTCGACGCGAACGACACCAACCAGCCCTACGACCGCGCGAGCGTCGATGGGAAGGGCCCGTTCTTCTCGTTCAGCGCACCGCTTTCGGGACAATATGACGCTCAAGGCCGCGGTGTCGGCGTGAGCGCACCCTGCTACAAACCGCCATGGGGCGAACTGGTCGCGATCGATGCCAACTCCGGCGCGATCAAGTGGTCGGTTCCCCTTGGCGTGATCGACGAATTGCCGGAAGGCAAGCGGCTCGTGGGCAATTCCGGCAGCGCCGGTCCCTCGGTCACCGCTGGCGGCCTGGTCTTCGTCGGCGCCACGAACGACAGGCGCTTCCGCGCCTTCGATGCGCAGACCGGACAACAGCTCTGGGAAGCGCAACTAAAGGGCAACGCCAATGCGAATCCGATGACCTATCGGGGCCGCAGCGGCAGGCAGTATATCGCCATCAATGCTGGTGGCACTATCGTAAGCTATTCGCTATCCCGGTAG
- a CDS encoding c-type cytochrome encodes MYRFALPAGKMGRLGLVALAVVAIPAASAFASAEDPTAKLSAEQVEKGRQMFSDNGCNSCHTLADAKAAGSVGPSFDGNANIDKAHVIDIVTNGQGAMPSFSWLDPADIDLLASYIVQAKK; translated from the coding sequence ATGTATCGATTCGCGTTACCGGCCGGCAAGATGGGACGCCTGGGCCTGGTCGCATTGGCCGTCGTCGCCATTCCGGCGGCGAGTGCTTTCGCTTCCGCCGAGGATCCGACTGCCAAGCTCTCGGCCGAACAGGTCGAGAAGGGCCGCCAGATGTTCTCCGACAACGGCTGCAACTCCTGCCACACCCTGGCGGATGCCAAGGCTGCCGGTTCGGTCGGCCCGTCGTTCGACGGCAATGCCAATATCGACAAAGCCCACGTGATCGACATCGTCACGAACGGCCAGGGCGCCATGCCGAGCTTCAGCTGGCTTGATCCGGCCGATATCGACCTGCTGGCGTCCTACATCGTCCAGGCGAAGAAGTAA
- a CDS encoding HupE/UreJ family protein, with protein MEGRCASPLTPPSRAFGARHLPETSSGRIEGHLRRTLTWLTRPQIIAVLLLALFLMVEGAAAYAHDISKADRATVQQIAGPAPFLFLYLGAKHMVTGIDHVLFLIGVVFFLYRLRDVVIYVTMFTIGHSLTLLGGVLLNTGANSYIVDAIIGFSVVYKAFENLGGFKKLGLAINTKLAVFGFGLFHGLGLATKVRDLGLSEDGLLVNLISFNIGVEIGQVMVLAVVVTLLNLWRGTRSFAPSAFYANLALMAGGFVLMGYQLTGYFTS; from the coding sequence GTGGAGGGGCGTTGCGCTTCTCCGCTTACGCCTCCGTCACGCGCCTTTGGCGCGCGCCACCTCCCCGAGACAAGCTCGGGAAGGATCGAAGGCCACCTTCGCCGCACGCTGACGTGGCTCACACGGCCGCAGATCATCGCTGTGCTACTGCTAGCCTTGTTCCTCATGGTCGAGGGCGCAGCCGCATACGCGCACGACATCTCCAAAGCCGACCGCGCGACAGTGCAGCAGATCGCGGGACCGGCGCCGTTCCTGTTCCTCTACCTCGGCGCCAAGCACATGGTCACCGGGATCGACCACGTGTTGTTCCTGATCGGGGTGGTGTTCTTCCTCTATCGCCTGCGCGACGTGGTCATCTACGTGACCATGTTCACTATCGGCCACTCGCTGACGCTGCTCGGCGGCGTGCTGCTGAACACCGGGGCCAATTCATACATCGTCGATGCGATCATCGGCTTCTCGGTCGTCTACAAGGCGTTCGAGAACCTTGGCGGGTTCAAGAAGCTTGGCCTGGCGATCAACACCAAGCTGGCCGTTTTCGGCTTCGGCCTCTTCCACGGCCTGGGCCTGGCGACCAAGGTCCGCGACCTCGGCCTGTCGGAGGACGGGCTGCTGGTAAACCTGATCTCCTTCAACATCGGCGTCGAGATCGGCCAGGTCATGGTCCTGGCGGTCGTCGTCACGCTGCTCAACCTGTGGCGCGGGACCCGCTCGTTTGCACCTAGCGCCTTTTATGCCAACCTTGCCCTCATGGCCGGGGGCTTTGTCCTGATGGGCTATCAACTGACGGGGTATTTCACTTCATGA
- a CDS encoding response regulator: MSTVLLVEDELLVRELCLEDLTDAGFEVTAANDGDEALAILRQGRTFDLLFTDIRMPGMTDGWELARVAKEILPGLKVIYATGMGETDYEFPITEAYVRKPYTLKELRKALDNLGFQFATVN, from the coding sequence ATGAGCACCGTCCTTCTCGTCGAGGATGAACTGCTCGTGCGGGAACTCTGTCTCGAGGATTTGACGGACGCGGGCTTTGAAGTCACGGCCGCCAACGACGGGGACGAAGCGCTCGCGATCTTGCGCCAGGGCCGCACTTTCGACCTCCTCTTCACCGATATCCGCATGCCAGGCATGACCGACGGCTGGGAACTTGCCCGTGTCGCCAAGGAGATCCTTCCGGGCCTCAAAGTGATCTACGCGACCGGAATGGGCGAGACCGACTACGAGTTCCCGATTACCGAGGCCTATGTCCGCAAGCCCTACACGCTCAAGGAACTGCGCAAGGCGCTCGACAACCTCGGATTTCAGTTCGCGACGGTGAACTGA